In Sorghum bicolor cultivar BTx623 chromosome 8, Sorghum_bicolor_NCBIv3, whole genome shotgun sequence, one genomic interval encodes:
- the LOC8067228 gene encoding syntaxin-132, whose protein sequence is MRNLLTDSFELGKREQAPGNVDIELGLQGDLTSSAQPGFEGFYEQVKEIENLLNTLTKLLKDLQNSNEESKVVTKASAMKEVKKRMEKDVNEVTKIARLAKSKVEQLNKDNAANREKPGFGKGSGVDRSRTTTTVALTKKLRERILEFQTLRGEIQKEYRDVVERRVFTVTGERADEETIDKLIETGDGEQIFQRAIQEQGRGRVLDTLQEIQERHDTVKEIERKLLDLQQIFQDLAVLVEAQGEMLDNIETQVTGAAEHIKTGTIHLQDAKKLQKNTRKWTCIGIIILLIIILIVILSLKPWSWGK, encoded by the exons ATGAGGAACCTTCTCACG GACTCGTTTGAGCTCGGCAAAAGGGAGCAGGCCCCAGGAAATGTCGACATCGAGCTTGGATTGCAGGGTGACCTGACTAGTTCTGCACAGCCAGGTTTCGAGGGTTTCTATGAACAG GTCAAGGAGATTGAAAACTTGCTCAACACATTGACAAAGTTACTGAAGGACCTTCAG AACTCAAATGAGGAGTCAAAAGTTGTCACGAAGGCTTCTGCAATGAAAG AGGTAAAAAAACGCATGGAGAAGGATGTCAATGAAGTGACAAAGATTGCACGGCTGGCCAAATCAAAAGTAGAGCAACTGAACAAAGAT AATGCTGCGAACAGAGAAAAGCCTGGATTTGGCAAGGGATCAGGTGTGGACCGGTCCCGGACAACAACCACTGT TGCATTGACAAAGAAGTTGAGAGAACGTATATTGGAGTTTCAG ACATTACGAGGAGAAATCCAGAAGGAATATCGTGACGTCGTGGAGCGTCGTGTTTTCACTG TAACGGGCGAGCGCGCTGATGAAGAG ACAATCGACAAGCTCATAGAAACAGGCGACGGCGAGCAAATCTTTCAGAGAGCAATTCAGGAGCAAGGGCGAGGAAGG GTACTGGACACCCTGCAGGAGATCCAGGAGCGCCATGATACGGTGAAAGAGATTGAGAGGAAGCTTCTTGATCTGCAGCAG ATCTTCCAGGACTTGGCTGTATTGGTTGAAGCCCAGGGTGAGATGCTGGACAACATTGAGACGCAG GTCACAGGTGCAGCTGAACATATTAAAACCGGAACAATCCATCTCCAGGACGCAAAGAAGCTGCAGAAGAACACGCGAAAATGGACTTGCATTGGCATAATCATCCTCCTGATAATCATCCTCATCGTCATCCTCTCCTTGAAACCTTGGTCGTGGGGCAAATAA
- the LOC8064632 gene encoding uncharacterized protein LOC8064632, protein MEALRIAEAELTVYVHPSNAKRVRHAVNRQLSSLLFTYDDRFNGVVLMHEVAFHLGQGNEGEPNKDESGGPKDESGEPKSCAKGKIKDGRGEPKSCVKGKTKDKSSEPKDESGKPKICIKGKIMNGLVPYFGVQVQAQLLLFSPQPDMILEGKVEMLGKESIHAIVLGLFSVAIMSEDIHEKFRFKRKSDRGKYVSRTDKHHVIKRGTMIRFSVKRVDTEMNCHITGSLIPPHTGCMRWLSVHDTEYASELKSGESRPRDTSIKFEQNEQEHRILKNEDGMVKSERPHKSRKRRHTEE, encoded by the exons ATGGAGGCGCTCCGGATCGCGGAGGCGGAGCTCACGGTGTACGTGCACCCCTCCAACGCCAAGCGCGTCCGGCACGCCGTCAACCGCCAGCTCAGCTCGCTCCTCTTCAC GTATGACGACCGTTTTAATGGCGTGGTGCTGATGCATGAAGTTGCATTCCATCTTGGCCAAGGCAATGAGGGCGAACCCAACAAAGATGAAAGTGGTGGACCCAAAGATGAAAGTGGTGAGCCCAAATCTTGTGCCAAAGGCAAAATCAAAGATGGACGTGGTGAACCCAAATCTTGTGTCAAAGGCAAAACCAAAGACAAAAGTAGTGAACCCAAAGATGAAAGTGGTAAACCTAAAATTTGTATCAAAGGAAAAATCATGAATGGCTTGGTGCCATATTTCGGAGTCCAAGTGCAGGCCCAACTGCTGCTCTTCTCTCCACAACCGGACATGATCCTTG AAGGGAAGGTTGAAATGCTTGGAAAGGAGTCAATCCATGCCATTGTATTAGGGCTTTTCTCAGTGGCAATTATGTCTGAAGATATTCATGAAAAGTTCAGATTCAAAAGG AAAAGTGATAGAGGGAAATATGTGAGCCGCACAGATAAACATCATGTGATTAAAAGAGGAACAATGATAAGGTTTTCTGTCAAAAG GGTGGATACAGAAATGAATTGTCATATTACTGGATCTTTAATCCCACCTCACACTGGATGCATGCGTTGGTTGTCAGTACATGACACTGAATATGCATCAGAACTCAAAAG TGGTGAAAGTAGACCAAGggatacaagcatcaaatttgaGCAGAATGAACAAGAACACAGAATACTCAAGAATGAAGATGGCATGGTGAAATCTGAACGGCCACATAAGTCCCGAAAGAGGCGGCACACTGAGGAATGA